CCTCATCGTCCGCGCCTACCAGGGGAAGACCCCGCGCATCCCCGTGGCGGCGGGGCTCGCGGACCGGCTCGTCTGAGCGGCGCTCCCCGCTCTCTCCGCTCCCGTTACTCGGCTCTCCACTCCGCTCCCCGCGTGACCCTTCCTCCCTCCGTCGTTCGCCGCTCTTCGCGTTACTCCTCCGCCCCGAACAGTTCGTAGTAGAGCACCGCGAGCACGGCCCGCCCGTCCCGCACGTCGCCGTCGCGGACGGCCTCGCGGAGCGCCCCGTACGCCACCGTGGTCGGCCGGATCGACTCGTCGAAGTCGAGGTCCTGCCCGGCGGCGGGCTCGCAGCCGCGGGCGACGAAGTAGTTGTGGACCGAGTCGGCGACGCCGTTGGCGGGCTCGACGGTCACGAGCGGCGCGACGCGCTCCGCCTCGTACCCCGTCTCCTCGCGGAGTTCGCGCCGGGCGGCGGCCGCGAGGTCACCGTCCCCCGGTTCGACGGTCCCGACGGGGAGCCCGCGGTTGACTCGCTTGACCGCCTGTCGCCACTCGTCGATGACGACCACGTCCCCCGCCCGGGTGAACGGGAGGACGACGACCGCCTCGGGTTCGCTCAGGTAGTCGAAGTCCGTCTCCGTGCCGTCGGGGAGCCGCACCTCCTCGTGTCGGACGTCGAAGCCCGGGCACGCGTAGGCGACGTGCCCGTCGAGCGTCTCCCAGGCCAGCTCCCGCGACTCGTCGTCGGTCATTGCCGGAGTTCGGGAGGGCGGTCACAAAAGCCCCTCGTCCGTCGATCCCTCGTCCGTCAATCGACGGCGAAGTACCGATCCGCGTGCCGCGCGCAGCCGGGGTTGAACGCCGCCCCGCACGCCGGACAGACGTGGTCGCACGCGAGGTACGCCGCGACGGTCAGCGTCGTCCGGCACGCGCCGCACAGCACCGCGGGTTCGTCGAACCGCTCGGGGGGCCAGCGCGCCGCCTCGTGGTCGGCCAGCGCCTCGTGACAGGCGTGACAGGGGTAGTAGACGCCGCAGCAGGGGAACGCGACGGCGATCACGTCGCGCTCGCTCGCGTAGTGCGCGCAACGGGTCTCCCCGTCCGTCGAGACGCCGCGGAGCGGGACGTCGAACCGCGGGTCGCGCGCCTCGGTGCCCTCCATGCGCGCCGATAGTTCGGCATCGCGTAAAAGATCTCGTCCGATCGTGCTCTCGTCCGGTCGTCGCCCCGCCCGCCGACTGGCGACCGTCCTCCGTCGCGCCCTCAGGCCAGCCCGTAGAGTTCCCGGTAGGTCGGGTCGGGGACCCGGTCGGCGGAGCACCGCGGGGTCGGCGTTCCGGGGGTCGACGCGGGGGCGACCCAGTCGTACACCCGCTCGATCGCCTCGGGCGACGCCCGGACGCCCTCGTGGTCGGTCCGGAGCGCGAGGTTCTCCCGGGCACCGGCGAGCGCCGGGCTCTCCCGGCAGCCCCAGAACAGGTCGTCGTCGGTCCCGCGGATCGTGTAGTAGGCCACGTCGCCCGGCGTCTCGTCGGCGTTGAGCGCCGACAGCGGGTGGTCGGCGTGTCGCTCGTAGTCGTCGCGGAGGACGCGACAGACCGAGAGCGGTCCCGCGGTCGTTCCGAGCCGACAGCAGAGCGTCCCGAGGCGCAACCCGTGGTTGGCCCCCGCGAGCCCGACGAACGTCTCGACCCGCTCGTGACCGTCGTAGGACCGCAGCCACCAGCGCGCGCCGGTCACGCCCAGGCTGTGGGCGACGAGGGCGACCTCGTCCCGCCCCGTGTACGCAAGGACGCGCGAGACGAACGCCTGTAACTGCTCGACCATCGCCCGGTGTCCCGTCGTCGCCTCGGAGAAGGTGATCGCCCACAGTTCGTCCCCGCGGTAGCCGTTGTCGAGGAAGTACTCTGCGTGCGGGTTCCAGTCGCAGGCGTCCCGCCCGTTCCCGTGGACGAACACGACGGGCGGGCGCGACGCGCCGGGGGCCGTCCCGAAGTGCTCGTGACCGCCCCACCCGCCGTAGCGCCCGCCGGCGTCCCAGGGGAGTCGGTCGTCGTCCGTTCGGCCGTAGTCGCAGCCGACTCGACAGCCGTCGCCGCCGAGCGGCCCGAACGACCGACCCGGCGTCTCCGGCGGAAACGAACCCCCTGCCGTCGCCGCTCCCCCTCCGGAGTGATCGAACGCCGATACCCGCGGCTGCCCGATGTCGCTGTCGTGTGCCTCGTGTGCCATATCCGCGACTGACGCTTCCCGGCGACCGGTGTTATATGTTCTGTAACGCTCCCGAAAATTCGATGAACGTCCGTTTATTACTTCGGTCAGTGGTAAATTAGTGATATAATCAACGACCGTCGCCGAGACGTGACTCCCTCGATGCGCGAGCGGGGGTCCGTCGTCGAACGGTTCTCCGCGGTCGGGGACTCGGGCGCGGAGTCTCTCGCTCCCCCTCGTACTCACCCGTCGGTGATGAACGGGTTGAGCAACGGCATCCGGCTCACGACGGTCGAGACGCGGATCACGTACGACAGGAGCAGCGATATGGGGACGAACCCGACCGTCATCACCAGGCTGAATACGACCACGGCGTTCCGCTCGCCGATCGTCAGCCCGCCTCCCGACGTGTAGACGAGCATGCCGAGCGCGGTGACCACCAGCGAGGGGATCCCGACGTAGAGGAGGAGACGGGACAGCGTCGCGAGTTCCTGCTGCATGTACAGCGTCTGAATGTACTGTCGGGCGATGTTGAAGTGACGCAGCAGTCTCTCCAGCGTCTCGAGCGTCTCGATCGACTCCCGCGGCAGCGCGTCGGCGTACCGGAGGCGGAGGCGTCGCGCACCGTGGATCTGCCTCGCCGAACGGTAGAACAGCATCTGGACGAGCACGTCGAAGTCGCCGAACTCGGCGCGGGAGAGGGCTTCGTCCAGAACC
The Halomarina pelagica DNA segment above includes these coding regions:
- a CDS encoding NUDIX hydrolase — translated: MTDDESRELAWETLDGHVAYACPGFDVRHEEVRLPDGTETDFDYLSEPEAVVVLPFTRAGDVVVIDEWRQAVKRVNRGLPVGTVEPGDGDLAAAARRELREETGYEAERVAPLVTVEPANGVADSVHNYFVARGCEPAAGQDLDFDESIRPTTVAYGALREAVRDGDVRDGRAVLAVLYYELFGAEE
- a CDS encoding CHY zinc finger protein — protein: MEGTEARDPRFDVPLRGVSTDGETRCAHYASERDVIAVAFPCCGVYYPCHACHEALADHEAARWPPERFDEPAVLCGACRTTLTVAAYLACDHVCPACGAAFNPGCARHADRYFAVD
- a CDS encoding esterase/lipase family protein, whose product is MAHEAHDSDIGQPRVSAFDHSGGGAATAGGSFPPETPGRSFGPLGGDGCRVGCDYGRTDDDRLPWDAGGRYGGWGGHEHFGTAPGASRPPVVFVHGNGRDACDWNPHAEYFLDNGYRGDELWAITFSEATTGHRAMVEQLQAFVSRVLAYTGRDEVALVAHSLGVTGARWWLRSYDGHERVETFVGLAGANHGLRLGTLCCRLGTTAGPLSVCRVLRDDYERHADHPLSALNADETPGDVAYYTIRGTDDDLFWGCRESPALAGARENLALRTDHEGVRASPEAIERVYDWVAPASTPGTPTPRCSADRVPDPTYRELYGLA